A genomic region of Vicinamibacterales bacterium contains the following coding sequences:
- a CDS encoding CdaR family protein has protein sequence MALFPIRHVGLKVLSVAVATLLWLVVTGEAVVERSLRVGLELQRTPPGIELVSTVPDAVAVRVRGAASRLADLAPGDLTVVVDLEGVKAGRRLFPLAPSQVTAPFGVEVTQVAPPTLPLEFEVTASTNLPIRARLQGTPIEGHSVTNVSVSPSQVRVEGPESAVRRLTELFTEPVSVDRAGTLIREAVTIDTSDSGLRLVGGSTAVVTVTISADTTVRTVTGVPVRLRGASTGQLTPAEASVTLSGAPEAVEHLTPADIGLFVDVPPGAAGLDVDVQAESSPHYVVKAIDPPRVAYRAVAARRK, from the coding sequence GGTGCTGTCCGTCGCGGTCGCGACGCTCCTTTGGCTGGTGGTCACCGGCGAAGCCGTCGTCGAACGCTCGTTGCGCGTCGGGCTCGAACTACAGCGCACGCCCCCGGGCATCGAGCTCGTCAGCACCGTGCCGGACGCGGTGGCCGTGCGGGTGCGCGGCGCGGCGAGCCGACTGGCCGACCTGGCGCCCGGCGACCTCACCGTCGTCGTCGATCTCGAGGGCGTGAAGGCGGGACGGCGTCTCTTTCCGCTGGCGCCTTCGCAGGTCACGGCGCCGTTCGGCGTGGAGGTGACCCAGGTGGCGCCCCCGACGCTGCCGCTCGAGTTCGAGGTCACCGCCTCGACGAACCTGCCGATTCGCGCCCGGCTGCAGGGCACGCCGATCGAGGGCCACAGCGTGACGAACGTCTCGGTGTCGCCCTCGCAGGTGCGAGTGGAGGGGCCGGAGAGCGCCGTGCGCCGCCTGACCGAGCTCTTCACCGAGCCGGTGTCGGTCGACCGCGCCGGCACGCTCATCCGCGAAGCCGTCACCATCGACACCAGCGACAGCGGTCTCCGCCTCGTCGGCGGGTCGACGGCCGTGGTCACGGTGACGATATCGGCCGATACGACGGTCCGAACGGTGACGGGTGTGCCGGTGCGCCTGCGTGGAGCATCCACCGGCCAGCTCACGCCAGCCGAGGCCTCGGTCACCCTGTCGGGCGCACCCGAAGCCGTCGAGCACCTCACGCCGGCCGACATCGGCCTGTTCGTGGACGTGCCGCCCGGCGCTGCGGGACTCGACGTCGACGTGCAGGCTGAATCGTCGCCGCACTATGTCGTCAAGGCGATCGACCCCCCGAGGGTGGCGTACCGGGCCGTCGCGGCCCGGCGGAAGTGA